From Pandoraea norimbergensis, the proteins below share one genomic window:
- a CDS encoding type VI secretion system Vgr family protein, which yields MPQAHSAALADILDFEGMRAIGEPTKFVVRFTHEQHDLSRTDYLNKAAALLVQPRLRHPRSRPEPEHRVHGVVTGFALLKTGRDQSTYEVVLESRLALLRNTPKCRFFLDRSIPEIIRQILREHGFDQLQADFELALTKHYRKSAFVMQWEEDDLAFITRLCRRTGIWFVCEAGKHCERVRFCDDLTHYRRDAALDVPYLEHGNLDSGGAESVQTLAMYATTVPKTHSVRTYNPEQATSDTANGEKTRHGDETTYGEAHHWGTPGLMQQEAEEEANLRHEAAMAAQVEYRGTGDVLDLSPAAVLKLSNRELPDAPHGLLAVRVICRASRTAAYTVEFTAMPAERLYRLPLREQSWPRIDGVITGTIAAPDRYVGPYLDEQGRYTVHLHPDRDERVPGLESCPMRLAKPFAGAGQTGFHFGLVEGTVVTVGFLWGNPDLPYISQVLHTAEATDPIVAGYPWGTRNTLRTRTNNTLQMDDRDGCEHIKVATEHGNPPTLSPNLLRFFDHHIHDSRAGFRDFDASSYLRPRRIMDLPWDIKPASQPDAASAAVSRAASSRQAAFSPT from the coding sequence ATGCCGCAAGCCCACAGCGCGGCGCTTGCCGATATTCTCGACTTCGAAGGTATGCGCGCCATCGGCGAACCGACGAAGTTCGTGGTCCGGTTCACTCATGAGCAGCACGATCTCTCTCGTACGGACTATCTGAACAAGGCAGCCGCGTTGCTCGTGCAACCGCGATTGCGTCACCCCCGATCACGACCGGAACCGGAGCATCGCGTGCACGGCGTGGTTACCGGGTTCGCGCTATTGAAGACAGGTCGCGATCAGTCGACTTACGAGGTGGTACTTGAGTCGCGTCTCGCTCTGCTTCGCAATACGCCGAAGTGTCGGTTCTTTCTGGACAGGAGCATTCCGGAGATTATTCGCCAGATACTGCGTGAGCACGGTTTCGATCAGCTTCAGGCGGACTTCGAACTGGCGCTGACGAAGCACTATCGAAAGTCGGCATTCGTCATGCAGTGGGAAGAGGACGATCTCGCGTTTATCACTCGGCTGTGTCGACGCACGGGTATCTGGTTCGTTTGCGAAGCGGGCAAACATTGCGAACGCGTTCGTTTCTGTGACGACCTCACGCACTATCGACGAGACGCGGCACTGGATGTCCCCTATCTGGAACACGGCAACTTGGATAGCGGTGGTGCCGAGTCGGTGCAAACGCTTGCCATGTATGCGACCACCGTTCCAAAAACGCACAGCGTGCGGACCTACAACCCCGAGCAGGCGACGTCGGACACCGCCAATGGCGAGAAGACGCGTCATGGTGACGAGACTACCTACGGGGAAGCGCATCACTGGGGCACCCCGGGCCTGATGCAGCAAGAGGCGGAAGAAGAGGCGAACTTGCGGCATGAGGCGGCAATGGCTGCGCAGGTGGAATATCGTGGCACCGGCGACGTGCTCGACCTTTCACCAGCGGCGGTGCTCAAACTCTCCAATCGCGAGTTACCGGATGCACCGCACGGCTTGCTCGCGGTGCGTGTGATATGCCGGGCCTCGCGTACGGCGGCGTACACCGTCGAATTCACGGCGATGCCTGCTGAGCGTCTCTATCGTCTGCCGTTGAGGGAGCAGTCGTGGCCTCGAATCGACGGTGTCATTACGGGCACCATTGCTGCGCCAGATCGGTATGTGGGCCCATACCTCGATGAGCAGGGCCGCTACACCGTGCACCTGCACCCCGATCGCGATGAAAGAGTGCCCGGACTCGAGAGTTGTCCGATGCGCCTGGCGAAGCCGTTCGCTGGTGCGGGTCAGACAGGCTTTCACTTCGGATTGGTCGAAGGCACTGTCGTGACGGTGGGCTTTCTCTGGGGCAACCCGGATCTGCCCTACATCAGTCAGGTGTTGCACACAGCCGAGGCGACCGATCCCATCGTCGCTGGCTATCCATGGGGAACACGCAACACGCTGCGCACGCGCACGAACAACACGCTCCAAATGGATGACCGGGATGGGTGCGAGCACATCAAGGTGGCGACCGAGCACGGTAACCCGCCAACGCTGTCGCCCAACCTGCTGCGTTTCTTCGATCACCACATTCACGATTCGCGGGCAGGGTTTCGCGACTTCGACGCCAGCAGCTATCTCAGGCCGCGCCGAATCATGGACCTGCCGTGGGACATCAAGCCCGCGTCGCAGCCGGACGCCGCATCAGCCGCTGTGTCTCGTGCCGCATCGTCTCGGCAGGCGGCGTTCTCGCCCACGTAG
- a CDS encoding DUF6622 family protein has protein sequence MTFLSHVPTWVGVLFLALVALGLSATRTQKKPLWAALAMPVAMTLFSAYGVANTFGASTPSLIAWTSAVVIVVVMRAALGIWGDVRWLPETRRVLVPGSWMPLVWMLAIFAMKFAVAVQLAIHPALHEQGSFAAWISLAYGAFTGVFLGRGLAVRRAIRLADSKAVTLVS, from the coding sequence ATGACGTTTCTGTCACATGTCCCGACGTGGGTCGGGGTTCTGTTTCTGGCGCTGGTGGCGCTGGGCCTGTCGGCGACACGCACCCAGAAAAAGCCCTTGTGGGCGGCACTGGCGATGCCCGTCGCCATGACGTTGTTTTCGGCGTATGGCGTCGCGAACACGTTTGGTGCGAGCACGCCGTCTTTGATCGCGTGGACCAGCGCGGTGGTGATCGTCGTGGTGATGCGTGCCGCGTTGGGTATCTGGGGAGACGTGCGCTGGCTGCCTGAGACACGCAGGGTGCTCGTGCCGGGAAGCTGGATGCCGTTGGTATGGATGCTCGCAATCTTCGCGATGAAATTTGCCGTGGCGGTGCAACTGGCCATACATCCGGCGCTGCACGAACAAGGCAGTTTTGCCGCGTGGATCAGCCTTGCCTACGGCGCATTCACCGGCGTATTCCTCGGCAGAGGATTGGCGGTTCGCCGTGCGATTCGGCTGGCCGATAGCAAGGCGGTGACGTTGGTGTCTTAA
- a CDS encoding c-type cytochrome, protein MTRFPLPVSATRTLLLLMLAAASPAFAAGDIAEGKTLFTSRCSSCHSVGPMASSGFGPQLNAIAGRHAGSLKDFEYSNAMKQSGIVWDDKSLAAFIENPGKVVPGTKMRFWGISNPRKIADLLAYLHTFK, encoded by the coding sequence ATGACCCGTTTTCCCCTGCCTGTTTCCGCCACGCGCACCCTGCTGCTCCTGATGCTGGCGGCCGCTTCACCAGCCTTTGCTGCGGGCGATATTGCAGAGGGAAAAACGCTCTTCACGTCGCGCTGTTCGTCGTGCCACTCGGTGGGCCCGATGGCGAGTTCGGGGTTCGGCCCGCAACTGAACGCGATCGCGGGCCGTCACGCAGGCAGCCTGAAGGATTTTGAGTATTCGAACGCGATGAAACAGTCAGGCATCGTCTGGGATGACAAATCGCTCGCCGCCTTCATCGAGAACCCGGGCAAAGTGGTGCCCGGGACCAAGATGCGCTTCTGGGGCATCAGCAATCCGCGCAAGATCGCGGACTTGCTGGCCTATCTGCACACGTTCAAATAA
- a CDS encoding isochorismatase family protein, with translation MPLSQLDSRPGLPALVVIDMQKGIVRLPTAHPVADITANNVALLRAFRAKGLPVVLVNVAGLPPGRTDAPKHAGLPADWAELIPELEQQPDDHTVTKRQWGAFYGTSLDQFLRRRGVTQVVLAGISTSIGVESTARNAHEFGYNVALVLDAMTDLNLVSHEHSVEKIFPRLGETTTTAEVLNALAQRVDG, from the coding sequence ATGCCACTCTCACAACTCGATTCCCGTCCCGGCCTGCCCGCGCTTGTCGTCATCGACATGCAGAAGGGCATCGTCAGACTGCCGACCGCTCACCCTGTCGCCGATATCACGGCCAACAACGTCGCGTTGTTGCGTGCCTTTCGCGCCAAAGGTCTGCCGGTGGTGCTGGTGAATGTTGCCGGTCTGCCGCCGGGCCGCACCGACGCCCCGAAGCACGCAGGACTTCCCGCCGATTGGGCCGAGCTCATTCCCGAGCTCGAACAGCAGCCGGATGATCACACGGTCACCAAGCGGCAATGGGGGGCGTTTTACGGCACGTCGCTCGACCAGTTTCTGCGCCGTCGCGGTGTCACGCAGGTGGTGCTCGCCGGTATTTCCACGAGCATTGGCGTGGAGTCCACCGCGCGCAATGCGCACGAGTTCGGCTACAACGTGGCGCTGGTGCTCGACGCGATGACCGACCTGAATCTCGTCTCTCACGAGCACAGCGTCGAGAAAATCTTCCCGCGCCTCGGCGAGACGACGACCACTGCCGAGGTGCTTAACGCACTAGCGCAGCGCGTCGATGGCTGA
- a CDS encoding MarR family winged helix-turn-helix transcriptional regulator produces MTVPNESESAIADLLPVMGQLMRRLRAVTNTRELSWSQVAVMARLEEAGPMTTADLARAEAVKPQSMGGTLAVMEAEGLVRRYPHPDDGRQMLVSLTDDGRETRRKVRLAKHDWLMHAVADFTPAERKTLVSAVDLIRRLGNS; encoded by the coding sequence ATGACTGTCCCCAACGAATCCGAAAGCGCTATCGCCGACCTGTTGCCGGTGATGGGCCAACTCATGCGCCGCCTGCGGGCGGTGACCAACACTCGTGAACTGAGCTGGTCGCAAGTGGCCGTCATGGCGCGCCTTGAAGAGGCGGGCCCGATGACGACCGCCGATCTCGCCCGTGCCGAAGCCGTGAAACCGCAGTCGATGGGCGGCACGTTGGCGGTCATGGAGGCGGAAGGGCTCGTCCGGCGGTATCCGCACCCGGACGATGGCCGTCAGATGCTCGTTTCGCTCACCGACGACGGCCGCGAGACGCGGCGCAAGGTGCGGCTCGCCAAACACGACTGGCTGATGCATGCCGTCGCTGATTTCACGCCGGCCGAACGCAAGACGCTCGTCTCTGCGGTCGACCTCATTCGCCGACTCGGCAACTCTTGA
- a CDS encoding STM3941 family protein, protein MQSLSVQRSKRKYILLLLGCLGFVIAGAFIIRSGGTHRHSAASAALIGWCSIVFFGAGIPIALCQLFDGRPRLQIDGNGILDRRLGVGLIPWPEINGAYLKAVAGNAFICLDVKDPEKWRQKMSKAQRMLVAGNAMLGYTTLVLSVSDVQEDPETILDLILKNLTTWQDTRSQFVGWTG, encoded by the coding sequence ATGCAATCACTTTCTGTTCAGCGGTCCAAGCGCAAATATATTTTGCTGCTACTGGGTTGTCTCGGCTTCGTCATTGCCGGTGCTTTCATCATCCGGTCTGGCGGGACGCACCGGCATTCGGCGGCTTCGGCGGCGTTGATCGGTTGGTGTTCTATTGTCTTTTTTGGGGCAGGCATTCCGATTGCCTTGTGTCAACTCTTCGATGGACGCCCCCGTTTGCAGATTGACGGCAACGGCATTCTGGACCGAAGGCTTGGCGTGGGCCTGATTCCATGGCCGGAGATTAACGGCGCTTACCTCAAGGCCGTAGCGGGCAATGCCTTTATCTGCCTCGACGTCAAAGATCCGGAAAAATGGCGACAGAAAATGTCGAAAGCTCAGCGCATGCTGGTCGCGGGCAATGCAATGCTCGGCTACACCACGCTCGTGCTGAGCGTCAGCGACGTCCAAGAAGATCCCGAGACGATCCTCGATCTCATTCTCAAGAACCTGACGACGTGGCAAGACACGCGCAGTCAGTTCGTCGGCTGGACCGGCTGA
- a CDS encoding chromate transporter, whose product MPADSDNSDRHDVSFPPSAPSVAGAQNAAGEQVSPPPSCWQLAVAFGSVGATGFGGVLPWARRMVVDQKQWLTDREFAELLPLAQLLPGPNVANIATVLGRRFQGPRGAASAVAGLYFCPTIVIILIGVAYAQWGQTQVVQHLLSGLMPAATGLVIATALRLLAGLERHWSTLTFAAATFVGSFVFGLPLLAVLGVLGPCAILMAYHLRRQRDTDRMRPPPDAA is encoded by the coding sequence ATGCCTGCCGATTCAGATAATTCCGATCGTCACGACGTATCTTTCCCGCCCTCCGCGCCATCAGTCGCGGGCGCCCAAAACGCCGCCGGGGAGCAAGTCTCGCCGCCCCCCTCCTGCTGGCAACTTGCTGTCGCGTTCGGTAGCGTCGGCGCGACGGGCTTCGGCGGCGTGCTGCCGTGGGCGCGCCGCATGGTCGTCGATCAGAAGCAATGGCTCACCGACCGCGAATTCGCCGAACTCCTGCCGCTCGCCCAACTGCTGCCCGGCCCGAACGTCGCCAATATCGCCACCGTTCTCGGCCGGCGCTTTCAAGGACCACGCGGTGCGGCCTCCGCGGTTGCCGGACTCTACTTCTGCCCGACGATCGTCATCATCCTCATCGGCGTCGCCTACGCGCAGTGGGGGCAGACGCAGGTCGTCCAGCATCTGCTCTCGGGACTGATGCCCGCCGCCACGGGGCTGGTCATCGCCACTGCCCTGCGGCTGCTCGCCGGGCTCGAACGACACTGGAGCACGCTGACCTTCGCCGCCGCAACCTTCGTCGGCAGCTTCGTCTTCGGCCTGCCCCTGCTGGCCGTACTCGGCGTGCTGGGCCCTTGCGCCATCCTCATGGCCTACCACCTGCGACGACAGCGCGACACCGATCGCATGCGCCCGCCGCCGGATGCCGCCTGA
- a CDS encoding chromate transporter, translating into MHTLIDLFLHGSLWSLLAVGGTNVTLADIHRYAVETRHWITDAQFVTFFSLAQAAPGPNGMAVTLIGLQAAGLPGALTATLAKCAPSSLLAYLVGGWVDRHERSPWVRAVRAGLAPITVGLLAASSAILAREIDINLARTLVTLVAIVITLRTRWNPLWLIAGGSLLGLTGWLM; encoded by the coding sequence ATGCACACGCTCATCGATCTCTTTCTGCACGGTTCGCTCTGGTCGCTGCTCGCGGTCGGCGGCACCAACGTCACCCTCGCGGACATCCATCGCTACGCGGTCGAGACCCGCCACTGGATCACCGACGCGCAATTCGTCACCTTCTTCTCTCTGGCACAAGCCGCCCCCGGACCGAACGGCATGGCAGTCACGCTGATCGGCCTGCAAGCCGCCGGGCTGCCCGGCGCCCTCACCGCCACGCTGGCCAAATGTGCGCCGAGTTCGTTACTCGCGTATCTGGTCGGCGGCTGGGTCGACCGGCACGAGCGCTCGCCTTGGGTGCGGGCCGTGCGCGCCGGACTCGCGCCCATCACCGTTGGCCTGCTGGCCGCCAGCAGCGCCATTCTGGCCCGTGAAATCGACATCAATCTGGCTCGTACGCTGGTCACGCTCGTCGCCATCGTCATCACCCTGCGCACCCGCTGGAATCCGCTCTGGCTCATCGCCGGCGGCAGCCTGCTCGGTCTGACCGGGTGGCTGATGTAG
- the egtB gene encoding ergothioneine biosynthesis protein EgtB, protein MTVPCCTSQAEAPSGTSPSATVSPIARDGPDGALGASGRAVTGHTLADRFDAVRAASVAFATGLSDADATVQSMPDASPIKWHLAHTTWFFETFLLGEHGALSGKRYRPYDPRFAFLFNSYYEAAGPRHPRPQRGLLTRPTLDEIVRYRQHVDSAMHEMLLHTDLPREISDLITLGLHHEEQHQELMHTDLLHLFAQNPLRPAHREIIRDADREPHRNLPLQWIEHDGGRHTVGHGGESFAFDCETPAHDYLLRPFAIASRVVTNGEWRDFIEDGGYRIAGLWLSDGWATVQRDGWGHPLYWELRNGEWHAMTLAGMQPVDDNAPVQHVSYFEADAFARWAGKRLPTEHEWEVVAHAANAAHENSPMQQLYGPVWQWTASPYVAYPGFRTAAGAVGEYNGKFMCGQFVLRGGSLATPAGHSRATYRNFFYPHQRWQFCGLRLAEDR, encoded by the coding sequence ATGACCGTCCCTTGTTGTACGTCGCAAGCCGAGGCGCCCTCCGGCACCTCCCCCTCCGCCACTGTCTCGCCCATCGCGCGCGATGGGCCCGATGGCGCATTGGGTGCATCCGGCCGCGCAGTGACCGGCCATACGCTCGCCGACCGGTTCGATGCCGTGCGTGCCGCATCGGTCGCGTTCGCCACCGGTCTGTCAGACGCCGACGCCACCGTGCAGTCGATGCCCGATGCGAGTCCCATCAAGTGGCATCTCGCGCACACGACGTGGTTCTTCGAGACCTTTCTGCTCGGAGAACACGGCGCGCTCTCGGGCAAGCGCTATCGTCCCTACGACCCGCGTTTCGCGTTTCTCTTCAACTCGTATTACGAAGCCGCCGGTCCGCGTCATCCGCGTCCGCAACGGGGACTGCTCACACGCCCCACGCTCGATGAGATCGTGCGCTATCGGCAGCATGTCGACAGCGCCATGCACGAGATGCTGCTGCATACCGATCTGCCACGCGAAATCTCCGATCTGATCACGCTCGGCCTGCATCACGAAGAGCAGCATCAGGAACTGATGCACACCGACTTGCTGCATCTGTTCGCGCAGAATCCGCTGCGGCCCGCGCATCGTGAAATCATTCGCGATGCCGATCGTGAACCGCATCGCAACCTCCCGTTGCAATGGATCGAACACGATGGCGGACGGCACACCGTCGGCCACGGCGGCGAGTCGTTTGCGTTCGATTGCGAAACTCCCGCGCATGACTACCTGTTACGCCCCTTTGCCATCGCCTCGCGCGTTGTGACCAACGGCGAATGGCGCGATTTCATCGAAGACGGCGGCTATCGCATCGCGGGCCTCTGGCTCTCGGACGGCTGGGCCACCGTGCAGCGCGACGGCTGGGGGCATCCGCTCTACTGGGAATTGCGCAACGGCGAATGGCACGCGATGACGCTCGCCGGCATGCAACCGGTCGACGACAACGCGCCCGTGCAACACGTGAGTTATTTCGAGGCCGACGCGTTTGCGCGCTGGGCCGGCAAGCGTTTGCCCACAGAACATGAGTGGGAAGTCGTGGCACACGCGGCAAACGCCGCGCACGAGAACTCCCCGATGCAGCAGCTCTATGGCCCGGTCTGGCAATGGACCGCGAGCCCGTACGTCGCTTATCCCGGATTCCGGACGGCAGCGGGGGCCGTCGGCGAATACAACGGCAAGTTCATGTGCGGACAATTCGTGCTGCGTGGCGGCTCGCTGGCAACCCCGGCAGGACACTCGCGTGCGACGTACCGCAACTTCTTCTACCCGCATCAGCGCTGGCAATTCTGCGGCCTGAGGCTCGCGGAGGACCGCTGA
- the egtD gene encoding L-histidine N(alpha)-methyltransferase, protein MSHATQATAFVCPSLPENAFATDVLTGLGHTPKSLPSVWLYDRRGCELFEEITGLDEYYQTRTETALLGECAAAIADVIGPDAVVVEFGSGSSRKTPLLLDALVTPRAYVPVDIADDFLDDAVAALARRCPGIPMLPVRADFTRPFRLPPQLHDTQGPRLGFFPGSTIGNFAPGQAAAFLAHVGKMLGARRRMVVGVDACKDPAVLLPAYDDARGVTAQFDLNLLVRINRELDGNLPLDAFRHEARFNVAASRIEMHLVAQRPCHADVLGQRITFAAGESIHTENSYKYGPTEFRALATSAGWDVERVWHDARSRFAVYLLGPAGNA, encoded by the coding sequence ATGTCGCATGCCACCCAAGCCACGGCATTTGTTTGCCCGTCACTGCCCGAGAACGCGTTTGCCACCGACGTGCTCACCGGTCTCGGCCATACCCCCAAGTCGCTGCCCAGTGTCTGGCTCTACGATCGGCGCGGCTGCGAACTCTTCGAGGAAATCACCGGCCTCGACGAGTACTACCAGACCCGCACCGAAACCGCGCTGCTCGGTGAATGTGCCGCCGCAATTGCCGATGTGATCGGTCCGGACGCCGTCGTCGTCGAATTCGGCAGCGGCTCCAGCCGCAAGACGCCGTTGCTGCTCGACGCCCTCGTCACCCCACGCGCCTATGTGCCGGTCGATATCGCCGACGATTTTCTCGACGACGCCGTCGCCGCATTAGCGCGCCGCTGTCCGGGCATTCCGATGCTGCCGGTGCGTGCCGACTTCACGCGGCCTTTCCGGCTTCCTCCACAATTGCACGACACGCAGGGTCCGCGTCTGGGCTTCTTCCCCGGCTCGACGATCGGCAACTTCGCGCCGGGTCAGGCCGCCGCGTTTCTGGCGCATGTGGGCAAGATGCTCGGAGCGCGCCGCCGCATGGTCGTCGGGGTCGATGCCTGCAAAGACCCGGCGGTGCTCCTGCCCGCGTACGACGATGCACGCGGTGTGACAGCGCAGTTCGACCTGAACCTGCTCGTGCGCATCAACCGCGAACTCGACGGCAACCTGCCGCTCGACGCCTTCCGGCATGAAGCACGGTTCAATGTCGCCGCGAGCCGTATCGAGATGCATCTGGTCGCCCAGCGCCCCTGCCACGCCGACGTGCTCGGCCAGCGCATCACATTCGCCGCCGGCGAATCCATCCACACTGAGAATTCTTACAAATACGGCCCCACGGAATTCCGCGCCCTCGCCACGTCGGCAGGCTGGGACGTGGAGCGCGTGTGGCACGACGCGCGCTCGCGCTTCGCCGTGTATCTGCTGGGCCCAGCCGGGAACGCCTGA
- a CDS encoding DUF4088 family protein gives MSRISLTLSDTALADLQKDFDAFVRISAAVDRHFTPPPFDDFLRARLLDSTVPLTEAAVAQLLAGGHYAWAKRTFDKQFPDVVSIILNQARQHGFYFVSRPEWTREDMSRQASRWAEGIVREAKGEERIVESLAGQIVTSAQDLRTLEATLQTPAWRAASVLRERVFEAKRGVETARPLQAREKLGELQALLDLAVIYGSVGRQEADQILEYLRVLRPEIFNDDPSVFERLAAWLRRLLTPSAPRPAPSETSPTAASALASLSDDTSSQNTESLRSPLTR, from the coding sequence ATGAGCCGTATCTCTCTCACCCTGTCCGACACCGCACTCGCGGATCTGCAAAAGGACTTCGACGCGTTCGTGCGCATTTCTGCCGCCGTCGATCGTCACTTCACGCCGCCCCCGTTCGACGATTTTCTGCGCGCACGCCTGCTCGACAGCACCGTGCCGCTGACTGAAGCCGCCGTCGCGCAACTGCTCGCAGGCGGTCACTACGCGTGGGCCAAGCGCACCTTCGACAAACAGTTTCCGGATGTCGTCTCGATCATCCTGAATCAGGCCCGTCAGCATGGTTTCTACTTTGTCTCGCGCCCGGAATGGACGCGCGAGGACATGTCGCGTCAGGCCAGCCGCTGGGCCGAAGGCATCGTGCGTGAAGCGAAGGGAGAAGAGCGCATCGTAGAGTCGCTGGCCGGACAGATCGTCACGTCGGCACAAGACTTGCGCACGCTGGAAGCAACCTTGCAGACCCCCGCGTGGCGCGCAGCTTCAGTGTTGCGCGAGCGCGTATTCGAGGCCAAACGCGGCGTGGAAACGGCGCGCCCGTTGCAGGCGCGCGAGAAGCTCGGAGAATTGCAGGCCCTGCTCGATCTCGCCGTGATCTACGGTTCGGTCGGTCGTCAGGAGGCCGATCAAATTCTGGAATATCTGCGCGTGCTGCGCCCCGAGATCTTCAACGACGACCCGAGTGTGTTCGAGCGGCTGGCGGCGTGGCTGCGCCGCCTGCTCACGCCGTCGGCACCGCGTCCGGCACCGAGCGAAACGTCGCCCACCGCAGCCTCCGCGCTGGCGAGTCTGTCCGACGACACCTCCTCGCAGAACACCGAAAGCCTGCGCTCGCCGTTGACGCGCTGA
- a CDS encoding DMT family transporter, which yields MTTQLAYLAALGAALCWACSGMIAITPVRQAGSFPFNYARMLLVFAMLLFALAVLRGWPSLTAEQWLRLCASGLIGILVGDTILYTSLGRLGPRRNSIIFATNAPMTAMLGYFWLGEALGWRAIVGVALVTAGVALAIAFGGRRDDAHHWESVRGDVRVGVLIGLTAALCHSIGTLIAKPVMAAGVDPVGASAVRVGVSALGLTILAARRGRSIFSAFTPGTLALTALSGFVGVAVGMTLLLYGMGHGNTGVIATLSATTPVMVLPLLWIRTRQRPAAGAWVGALIASAGVAMIFNR from the coding sequence ATGACAACCCAACTCGCTTACCTCGCCGCGCTCGGTGCCGCCCTTTGCTGGGCTTGCAGCGGCATGATCGCCATCACGCCTGTTCGCCAGGCCGGTTCCTTCCCGTTCAACTACGCCCGCATGCTGCTCGTCTTCGCGATGCTGCTCTTCGCGCTGGCGGTGTTGCGTGGCTGGCCGTCGCTTACCGCTGAGCAGTGGCTGCGACTGTGCGCGTCGGGGCTCATCGGCATTCTGGTGGGCGACACCATTCTCTACACGTCGCTTGGCCGTCTCGGGCCGCGCCGTAACTCCATCATCTTCGCGACCAATGCGCCGATGACCGCCATGCTCGGTTACTTCTGGCTAGGCGAGGCGTTGGGTTGGCGAGCGATCGTCGGCGTTGCGCTGGTGACGGCCGGCGTGGCGCTGGCCATTGCGTTTGGCGGCCGGCGCGACGATGCGCATCACTGGGAATCGGTACGCGGCGATGTGCGTGTTGGCGTTTTGATCGGCCTGACGGCGGCGCTCTGTCATTCCATCGGCACGTTGATAGCCAAGCCCGTGATGGCGGCGGGTGTTGACCCGGTCGGAGCATCGGCGGTACGGGTGGGGGTGTCGGCGCTCGGGCTCACGATACTCGCCGCACGGCGCGGGCGCAGTATCTTCTCGGCATTCACGCCCGGCACGCTGGCGCTGACCGCGTTGTCCGGCTTCGTCGGTGTGGCCGTCGGCATGACACTGCTGCTCTATGGCATGGGCCACGGCAATACCGGCGTGATCGCCACGCTCTCGGCGACCACGCCGGTGATGGTGCTGCCGTTGCTATGGATCCGAACGCGTCAACGTCCGGCGGCTGGCGCGTGGGTCGGGGCGCTGATCGCGAGTGCGGGTGTGGCGATGATCTTCAATCGCTAA
- a CDS encoding nitrate reductase associated protein, whose translation MHLYQRLPIFVFEIEACEDLKFITMAIRFNLDHSGQHLSLADWQRLPYEARETLASCVPGDEDFAARLDEIAEQHLGQPIERSIDAAPTAWQDTNALPPGLLKQCELADLLPPDVGDWGTLTAFRRYVLTKLSRRDTLNHCFVPAMLEFGLAQTQAEL comes from the coding sequence ATGCATCTCTATCAGCGTCTGCCGATCTTTGTCTTCGAGATCGAAGCCTGCGAAGACCTGAAGTTCATCACGATGGCGATCCGCTTCAATCTGGATCACAGCGGCCAGCATTTGTCACTGGCCGACTGGCAGCGGCTGCCGTACGAGGCGCGCGAGACGCTGGCCTCCTGCGTACCCGGCGATGAGGATTTTGCAGCCCGTCTGGATGAGATTGCAGAACAACATCTGGGCCAGCCGATCGAGCGCAGCATCGACGCGGCGCCCACCGCGTGGCAAGACACCAACGCCCTGCCCCCGGGCTTGCTCAAACAGTGCGAACTGGCCGATCTGCTGCCGCCCGATGTCGGCGACTGGGGCACCCTCACCGCCTTCCGCCGTTATGTGCTGACCAAACTCTCGCGACGCGACACACTCAACCATTGCTTCGTGCCGGCCATGCTCGAGTTCGGTCTCGCACAGACACAAGCCGAACTTTGA